In Verrucomicrobiota bacterium, one genomic interval encodes:
- the bioD gene encoding dethiobiotin synthase, which yields MNTTRGIFVTATDTGVGKTFVAAGLARALKAQGINVGVMKPIASGGTRTPDGLACDDARQLADAVSSSDERSLINPVCLEAPLAPLVAARLEGKHVDLAAVWRAYEALAGRHDFLVVEGVGGLLVPLDEGATVLDLITMFRLPALVVARPTLGTINHTLLTIRYAREHGVNVLGLVINAAEPVEQSQAVETNAAVLEEWGRAPILADFPHASGSAVHAEQFARLARTVYAQCVSNGAGQ from the coding sequence ATGAACACGACACGCGGCATCTTCGTCACGGCAACGGACACGGGCGTCGGCAAGACGTTCGTCGCTGCCGGCTTGGCTCGCGCACTCAAGGCGCAGGGCATCAACGTCGGCGTCATGAAGCCGATCGCCTCCGGCGGCACTCGAACGCCGGACGGCTTGGCCTGTGACGATGCGCGTCAACTCGCCGACGCTGTCAGCTCCTCGGATGAGCGGTCGCTCATCAATCCCGTCTGCCTCGAGGCTCCGCTCGCCCCGCTGGTCGCTGCGCGCCTCGAAGGCAAGCACGTTGACCTTGCCGCCGTGTGGCGCGCGTACGAGGCGCTCGCCGGGCGCCACGACTTTCTCGTCGTCGAGGGCGTTGGCGGCCTGCTCGTCCCCCTCGACGAGGGCGCCACTGTTCTCGACCTTATCACCATGTTCAGACTGCCCGCGCTTGTGGTCGCACGCCCCACGCTCGGCACAATCAACCACACGCTGCTCACCATCCGCTACGCGCGCGAGCACGGTGTCAACGTCCTCGGCCTCGTCATCAATGCGGCGGAGCCAGTCGAGCAGTCGCAAGCTGTCGAGACCAACGCCGCCGTCCTCGAGGAGTGGGGGAGAGCGCCTATTCTCGCCGACTTCCCGCACGCCTCCGGCTCCGCCGTCCACGCGGAGCAGTTCGCGCGTCTGGCAAGAACCGTCTACGCGCAGTGTGTAAGCAACGGAGCCGGTCAATGA
- the bioA gene encoding adenosylmethionine--8-amino-7-oxononanoate transaminase — protein sequence MTDYDHIVELNKRCVWQPFTPMGDWLASDPIVIESARGAVLRDVNGREYLDGFSSMWVNVLGHGRAEIRRALVEQLDKVAHSTMLGLASVPSALLAERLVAITPQSLTRVFFSDDGSTAMEVALKLALQYAQIVEPAGGRTTFISLEHGYHGDTVGAMSLGHVPEFNAAFPSIMFESARIPSPGDDLDAALASADAVLDEHAGHACAVVMEPLIQMAGGFVVHPKGYLAGIAALCRKYGLLLILDEVATGFGRTGTMFACEQEGVEPDIMAIAKGLTNGTMPLAATLTSDKIFGAFVGDARPVFFHGHSYTGNQLGCAAALATLEVFERERVIDNLQPKIRLMGELLDEFRGMKRVGAAPPGHGVRQCGFIGVVELRGESDAYSYAEAIGRRVCDAVRKDGILLRPLGNILYFMPPYCITDGQLRHLIRSTRTAIESLD from the coding sequence ATGACCGATTACGACCACATCGTCGAGTTGAACAAGCGCTGCGTCTGGCAACCCTTCACGCCGATGGGCGACTGGCTCGCCTCGGACCCCATCGTGATCGAATCGGCGCGCGGCGCCGTGCTCCGCGACGTCAACGGCCGCGAATACCTCGACGGCTTCTCCTCGATGTGGGTCAACGTTCTCGGCCACGGGCGCGCCGAGATCAGGCGCGCGCTCGTCGAGCAGCTCGACAAGGTGGCGCATTCGACCATGCTCGGCTTGGCGAGCGTGCCGTCGGCGCTGCTGGCCGAGCGGCTCGTGGCGATCACTCCACAAAGCCTCACCAGAGTGTTCTTCTCCGATGACGGCTCGACGGCGATGGAGGTCGCCCTAAAGCTTGCGCTGCAATACGCGCAGATCGTGGAACCGGCCGGCGGCCGCACCACGTTCATCTCGCTCGAACACGGGTACCACGGCGACACCGTCGGCGCGATGTCGCTTGGCCACGTACCCGAGTTCAACGCGGCGTTTCCTTCAATCATGTTCGAGTCTGCCCGGATCCCCTCGCCCGGCGACGATCTCGACGCGGCGCTCGCGTCGGCCGACGCCGTGCTCGACGAACACGCCGGGCACGCCTGTGCCGTCGTCATGGAGCCGCTCATCCAGATGGCCGGCGGTTTCGTCGTGCATCCGAAAGGGTATCTTGCCGGCATCGCGGCCCTGTGTCGCAAGTACGGCCTGCTGCTGATCCTCGACGAGGTCGCGACCGGCTTTGGCCGTACGGGCACGATGTTCGCCTGCGAGCAGGAGGGCGTCGAGCCGGATATCATGGCCATCGCGAAGGGCCTGACCAACGGCACAATGCCGCTCGCGGCCACGCTCACGAGCGACAAGATCTTCGGCGCATTCGTCGGCGACGCCCGCCCCGTCTTCTTCCACGGTCACTCGTATACGGGCAATCAGCTCGGTTGCGCGGCAGCGCTGGCGACTCTTGAGGTGTTCGAGCGCGAGCGCGTGATCGACAACCTCCAGCCGAAGATCCGCTTGATGGGCGAGTTGCTCGACGAGTTCCGGGGCATGAAGCGCGTCGGCGCTGCGCCCCCCGGGCACGGCGTGCGTCAGTGCGGCTTCATTGGCGTCGTCGAGCTTAGAGGCGAATCGGATGCATACTCATATGCCGAGGCTATCGGCCGCCGCGTGTGCGACGCCGTGCGCAAAGACGGCATCCTCCTTCGCCCCCTCGGCAACATCCTCTACTTCATGCCGCCGTACTGCATCACGGACGGCCAACTGCGCCACCTCATCCGATCAACAAGAACCGCCATCGAGTCTCTCGACTGA
- a CDS encoding orotate phosphoribosyltransferase: MAVDVRSVLKDAGAWLEGHFLLHSGRHSDQFIQMAQAFQYPDKVGVLCAELAGKLRPYGPRVVVGPAVGGILMAYAIGQTLGIRALYTEKQDGLHRLSRGFRIEPGEPVAVVDDVSTTGDSVRQAMAAVREAGGAVVAAGLIIDRSGGAVTFDVPFVSLATVKMSTWSPAECPLCARKAPLIDPDTRQPVVT, translated from the coding sequence ATGGCCGTTGACGTGCGCTCCGTACTGAAGGACGCCGGCGCGTGGCTCGAGGGGCATTTCCTGCTCCACTCGGGCCGGCACAGCGATCAGTTTATTCAGATGGCGCAGGCGTTTCAGTATCCAGATAAAGTCGGTGTGCTATGTGCCGAGCTGGCCGGAAAGCTCCGGCCGTACGGCCCGCGCGTCGTCGTCGGCCCGGCCGTCGGCGGCATCCTCATGGCGTACGCTATTGGTCAGACGCTCGGCATCCGCGCCCTCTACACGGAGAAACAGGACGGGCTCCACCGCCTGAGCCGCGGCTTCAGGATCGAGCCGGGCGAGCCGGTCGCCGTCGTCGACGACGTGAGCACCACGGGCGACTCGGTGCGCCAGGCGATGGCCGCCGTGCGCGAGGCGGGCGGCGCAGTCGTTGCCGCCGGCCTCATCATTGACCGCAGCGGCGGCGCGGTGACGTTCGACGTGCCGTTCGTCTCGCTCGCCACGGTCAAGATGAGCACTTGGTCGCCTGCTGAATGCCCGCTCTGCGCCAGGAAGGCGCCGCTTATCGACCCGGATACGCGGCAACCGGTCGTTACATGA
- the lysS gene encoding lysine--tRNA ligase, whose product MQDDHRIIQDRIKKVETLRAEGIEPYPYRYDVTHRCAELRKQCAGVGHEPAEAVAALAGRIMLHRPMGKTLFATIQDGTDRMQLYFRRDHIGDEAFALAKRLAAGDLIGARGRPFMTKTGELTVFVDEFTLLCAAVRPLPEKYHGLHDKELRYRQRYVDLIMNPEVRDTFVKRARIIASMRATLEGHGFLEVETPTLQPIYGGANARPFVTHHNTLDMRLYLRVSNELYLKRLLVGGFERVYEFVKDFRNEGMDRTHNPEFTQVEFYMAYGDYTDAIRLVEELWQNAALAATGSTKVPYQDVVLDFTPPWERMTMVEAIQKHAGLDVMAMSADELRAWCQAHEIEVGMNVSKGLLIEFVFEHACEGKFIQPTFITEFPIETTPLCKPRRDHTGDEAVRFVERFEPYVYGWEVGNAYSELNDPLLQRTLLEEQAARGRGGDEEAHPMDEDFVRAIEYGMPPAAGVGIGVDRMVMLLTNSYSIRDVILFPMLRPETQSGPQAEEE is encoded by the coding sequence ATGCAGGACGACCATCGAATCATCCAGGACCGCATCAAGAAGGTCGAGACGCTCCGTGCCGAGGGCATCGAGCCTTACCCGTACCGCTACGACGTGACGCACCGCTGCGCCGAGCTGCGCAAGCAGTGCGCCGGCGTCGGCCACGAGCCGGCGGAGGCGGTGGCCGCACTCGCCGGGCGCATCATGCTGCACCGCCCGATGGGCAAGACGCTGTTCGCGACCATCCAGGACGGCACCGACCGGATGCAGCTCTACTTCCGCCGCGACCACATCGGCGACGAAGCGTTCGCGCTCGCCAAGAGGCTGGCCGCCGGGGATCTGATCGGCGCGCGCGGCCGCCCGTTCATGACCAAGACGGGCGAGCTCACCGTCTTCGTCGACGAGTTCACGCTGCTCTGCGCGGCCGTCCGCCCGCTGCCCGAGAAGTACCACGGGCTGCACGACAAAGAGCTGCGGTACCGCCAGCGTTACGTTGATCTCATCATGAACCCCGAGGTGCGCGACACGTTCGTCAAGCGCGCCAGGATCATCGCGTCGATGCGCGCCACGCTCGAGGGGCACGGCTTCCTCGAGGTCGAGACGCCGACGCTCCAGCCCATCTACGGCGGCGCCAACGCGCGCCCGTTCGTGACGCACCACAACACGCTCGACATGCGTCTGTACCTGCGCGTGTCGAACGAGCTGTACCTCAAGCGGCTGCTCGTCGGCGGCTTCGAGCGCGTCTATGAGTTTGTGAAGGACTTCCGCAACGAGGGCATGGACCGCACGCACAACCCGGAGTTCACGCAGGTCGAGTTCTACATGGCCTACGGTGACTACACCGACGCGATCCGCCTCGTCGAGGAGCTTTGGCAGAACGCCGCGCTCGCCGCGACCGGTTCGACCAAGGTGCCGTACCAGGACGTCGTGCTCGACTTCACGCCGCCGTGGGAACGCATGACCATGGTCGAGGCGATCCAGAAACACGCCGGCCTCGACGTGATGGCGATGAGCGCCGACGAGCTGCGCGCCTGGTGTCAGGCGCACGAGATCGAGGTCGGCATGAACGTCTCGAAGGGGCTGCTCATCGAGTTCGTCTTCGAGCACGCGTGCGAGGGCAAGTTCATCCAGCCGACATTCATCACCGAGTTCCCCATCGAGACCACGCCGCTGTGCAAGCCGCGGCGCGATCACACTGGCGACGAGGCAGTCAGGTTCGTCGAGCGGTTCGAGCCGTACGTCTACGGCTGGGAGGTGGGCAACGCCTACAGTGAGCTCAACGACCCGCTGCTCCAGCGCACGCTGCTCGAGGAACAGGCCGCGCGCGGCCGCGGCGGCGACGAGGAAGCCCACCCGATGGACGAGGACTTCGTGCGCGCCATCGAGTACGGCATGCCGCCTGCAGCCGGCGTCGGCATCGGCGTCGACCGCATGGTCATGCTGCTGACCAACAGCTATTCGATCCGCGACGTGATCCTCTTCCCCATGCTGCGCCCCGAGACGCAGTCAGGGCCGCAAGCGGAAGAGGAATGA
- a CDS encoding ThuA domain-containing protein, translated as MVWGGWDGHEPKQCVEIFAPWLRDQGFDVTVSDTLDAYLDETLMRSLHLIVPVWTMGEIKPEQEKALLAAVRGGVGLAGWHGGMCDSFRNNTEYQFMTGGQWVVHPGGVIDYEVNIVDHDDPITRGLRDFRMHSEQYYMHVDPSNEVLATTTFSGEHEGADWIKGVVMPVVWKRRYGKARVFFSSVGHVAKDFDVPEARTLVERGMLWAAKGVG; from the coding sequence ATGGTCTGGGGCGGATGGGACGGGCACGAGCCGAAGCAGTGCGTCGAAATCTTCGCGCCGTGGCTGCGCGACCAGGGGTTCGACGTGACGGTCTCGGACACGCTCGACGCCTACCTCGACGAGACACTCATGCGGTCGCTGCACCTCATCGTGCCGGTCTGGACGATGGGCGAGATCAAGCCCGAGCAGGAGAAGGCGCTGTTAGCGGCCGTGCGCGGCGGCGTGGGGCTCGCCGGGTGGCACGGCGGGATGTGCGACTCGTTCCGCAACAACACCGAGTACCAGTTCATGACGGGCGGCCAATGGGTGGTGCATCCCGGCGGCGTGATCGACTACGAGGTCAACATCGTCGACCACGACGACCCGATCACGCGCGGCCTGCGCGATTTCAGGATGCACTCAGAGCAGTACTACATGCACGTTGACCCGTCGAACGAGGTGCTCGCGACCACCACGTTCAGCGGCGAGCACGAGGGCGCCGACTGGATCAAGGGCGTCGTAATGCCCGTGGTGTGGAAGCGCCGCTACGGGAAGGCGCGTGTGTTCTTCAGCTCGGTCGGGCACGTCGCCAAGGACTTCGACGTGCCCGAGGCACGCACGCTCGTCGAGCGCGGCATGCTCTGGGCGGCGAAGGGGGTGGGATGA
- a CDS encoding NmrA/HSCARG family protein yields MADKKIIAVMGATGSQGGGLVRAIMNDPTGGFTARAITRDPASDKARALAKLGAEVVRGDVADEESLERAFTGAYGAYCVTFYWEHFSPDKEKAHAVNLAKAAKAAGVRHVIWSTLEDTRVWVPLSDDRMPTLMGQYKVPHLDAKGESNRSFTDLGLPVTFLLTSFYWDNLINFGMGPKPGADGRLELTLPMGDKKLPGIAAEDIGRCAYGIFKRGREFIGKTVGIAGEHLTGTQMAAALTQALGQEVRYNAVSPEQYRAFGFPGAEDLGNMFQFKRDFEEYYCGARSLSFSRSLNPALQTFAAWLEKNKNRIPIEQPQHT; encoded by the coding sequence ATGGCTGACAAGAAGATCATTGCTGTTATGGGCGCCACCGGATCGCAGGGCGGCGGCTTAGTCCGCGCGATCATGAACGATCCGACGGGCGGCTTCACGGCGCGCGCCATCACGCGCGACCCGGCCTCGGACAAGGCCAGGGCGCTGGCGAAACTCGGTGCGGAGGTCGTCAGGGGCGACGTGGCCGATGAGGAGAGCCTCGAGCGGGCGTTCACGGGCGCGTACGGCGCCTACTGCGTCACGTTCTACTGGGAGCACTTCTCGCCCGACAAGGAGAAGGCGCATGCCGTGAACCTGGCCAAGGCGGCCAAAGCCGCAGGCGTCAGGCACGTCATCTGGTCCACGCTCGAGGACACGCGCGTGTGGGTGCCGCTCTCGGACGACCGGATGCCCACCCTCATGGGCCAGTACAAGGTCCCGCACCTCGACGCGAAAGGGGAGTCGAACCGGTCGTTCACCGACCTTGGCTTGCCGGTCACCTTCCTGCTCACGTCGTTCTACTGGGACAACCTGATCAACTTCGGCATGGGCCCGAAGCCGGGCGCCGACGGCCGGCTCGAGCTCACGCTCCCGATGGGCGATAAGAAGCTCCCCGGCATCGCGGCCGAAGACATCGGCAGGTGCGCGTACGGTATCTTCAAGCGGGGCCGCGAGTTCATAGGCAAGACCGTGGGAATCGCCGGCGAGCACCTTACCGGGACGCAGATGGCCGCCGCGTTGACCCAGGCGCTCGGCCAGGAGGTGCGCTACAACGCCGTCTCGCCGGAGCAGTACCGCGCCTTCGGGTTCCCGGGGGCCGAGGACCTCGGCAACATGTTCCAGTTCAAGCGCGACTTCGAGGAGTACTACTGCGGCGCGCGGAGCCTGAGCTTCAGCAGGTCGCTCAACCCCGCCCTCCAGACCTTCGCCGCCTGGCTCGAGAAGAACAAGAACCGCATCCCGATCGAACAACCCCAGCACACGTAG
- a CDS encoding DUF3592 domain-containing protein, with product MDEKRPIELPLPPRRLPGAVRGQLKRSVLMPRLFGLIWLATGLVMLVVFLFISHPLADVQIRRDHTLATGAVTGVTRDGNRNPYRVAYTFADADGVQHSGRSFTGTRPALEPGEQVKVEYMPVRPRWSRIAGMRYAVFPATMHILPLVFLVSGAAVWFTGVVKLARLRHVYEHGVVTVGAVLREKWYKLMRVNTGFRTPSRYLYELRYRFRDDRGLERDAVHRTYVEAGSLHFAEGDTIIVLFDRANPARSMAVEVLGVEPTADRHR from the coding sequence GTGGACGAGAAGAGGCCGATCGAACTCCCCCTGCCGCCGAGGCGGCTGCCGGGCGCGGTGCGCGGGCAACTCAAGCGCAGCGTGCTCATGCCGCGCCTGTTCGGGCTGATCTGGCTTGCGACGGGGCTCGTCATGCTCGTCGTGTTCCTGTTCATCAGCCACCCGCTGGCCGACGTGCAGATCCGGCGCGACCACACGCTCGCCACGGGCGCGGTGACCGGCGTCACGCGCGATGGCAACCGCAATCCATACCGTGTCGCCTACACGTTCGCCGATGCCGATGGCGTGCAGCACTCGGGCCGCTCGTTCACGGGCACACGGCCCGCGCTCGAACCCGGCGAGCAAGTGAAGGTCGAGTACATGCCCGTGCGACCGCGTTGGAGCCGAATCGCCGGCATGCGCTACGCCGTGTTTCCGGCCACCATGCACATCCTGCCGCTCGTTTTCCTTGTCAGCGGCGCGGCGGTGTGGTTCACGGGCGTCGTCAAGCTTGCGCGCCTGCGGCACGTCTACGAGCATGGTGTGGTGACTGTCGGCGCCGTGCTGCGCGAGAAGTGGTACAAGCTCATGCGTGTCAACACCGGCTTCCGCACGCCGTCGCGCTACCTCTACGAGTTGCGCTACCGCTTCCGCGATGACCGGGGCCTCGAACGCGACGCCGTCCACCGCACCTACGTCGAAGCCGGCTCGCTCCACTTCGCTGAAGGCGACACGATCATCGTCCTCTTCGACCGCGCCAACCCGGCCCGCAGCATGGCGGTTGAGGTGCTCGGAGTGGAGCCAACCGCAGATCGGCACAGATGA
- a CDS encoding 2'-5' RNA ligase family protein, with translation MPRADEPIAEYVADVSSWKPWQQEYRFGVILVVPPEPLLSRVNALRERYGWSQSGECDAHISLTVPVPRALNRADWRELQAIAAGIEPFEIRYGPLMNYLPHPGVCLAIEPQAALDRLRIVVEGASCFAGATPRRFPFSAHMTIPELISVEQTHEIMAELKTGAPQGTFLCDSLCYLVPDAGFRFVERGRLAMGRA, from the coding sequence ATGCCGAGAGCAGACGAACCAATCGCCGAGTACGTCGCCGATGTCAGTTCGTGGAAGCCGTGGCAGCAGGAGTATCGGTTCGGCGTGATCCTCGTCGTGCCGCCGGAGCCGCTGCTGTCGCGCGTGAACGCGTTGCGCGAGCGCTATGGCTGGTCGCAATCGGGCGAGTGCGACGCGCACATCAGCCTGACCGTGCCCGTGCCGCGCGCCCTCAACCGGGCGGACTGGCGAGAGCTGCAGGCCATTGCCGCCGGCATCGAGCCGTTTGAGATCCGGTACGGCCCGCTGATGAACTACCTGCCGCATCCCGGCGTCTGTCTCGCCATCGAGCCGCAGGCCGCGCTCGACAGACTGAGGATCGTCGTCGAGGGCGCGTCGTGTTTTGCCGGGGCCACGCCGCGCCGTTTCCCGTTCTCAGCCCATATGACCATCCCCGAGCTGATTTCGGTCGAACAAACGCACGAGATCATGGCGGAGCTCAAGACAGGGGCGCCACAAGGCACCTTCCTGTGTGATAGTCTGTGCTACCTCGTGCCCGACGCCGGCTTCCGGTTCGTTGAACGGGGCCGGTTGGCAATGGGACGCGCGTAG
- a CDS encoding NUDIX domain-containing protein → MITWHAPNSVPDGGRHGSAGICLTPDENIVLVSADGTHWDWPAGRPEDSEDWEATLRREVREEACADVLACRLLGFSRGHCIRGQEEGLVLVRAIWQANIVPRPWEPRFEIRYRRVVPVTDVLSHLTVCEGYLPMYRRALLEAGLC, encoded by the coding sequence ATGATCACGTGGCACGCGCCGAACTCCGTCCCCGATGGAGGACGCCACGGATCGGCGGGGATATGTCTCACGCCGGACGAGAACATCGTCCTCGTCAGCGCCGATGGCACGCACTGGGATTGGCCTGCCGGCCGCCCGGAAGACAGCGAGGATTGGGAAGCCACATTACGACGCGAAGTGCGTGAAGAGGCGTGTGCAGATGTACTCGCCTGTCGCCTCCTCGGTTTCTCTCGTGGCCACTGCATCAGAGGGCAGGAGGAGGGCCTCGTACTTGTTCGCGCGATCTGGCAAGCGAACATCGTGCCCCGGCCATGGGAACCGCGGTTCGAGATCCGGTACCGCCGGGTTGTTCCAGTCACGGATGTCCTCTCGCACTTGACGGTGTGCGAAGGCTACTTGCCCATGTACAGGCGAGCGCTTCTCGAGGCGGGCCTTTGCTGA
- a CDS encoding glycosyltransferase family 39 protein, producing the protein MSVVLAAVSFLVLLVAPGFALTGFLAPRTSERRLSVGEAIALVPCLSFLVSSFVALVLAEVGAFSLPLLLVLVGVISSGLWLAGRQAIPSIERGRGWRIELAFLAVVVVVCGVLYFRPHEYIFGGWDPSTYVATGASIEQTGGILYRDEAFAALPPEAQRALMHRRQGLDQRFPGLLVADRGRGLISPQFHHLYPAWLAVFRSWGGDRAMLYVNPLFGVLSVLMLFALCRRFLPPGRAFAAAAALAAAVLLALNLTQVWQARFSTAEMTAQLSILTLLYLLLLYVETESVVAGVFAAVALDLAIQARYDSLLLVPLLVLVVYARNLVRWRRRDWVLVAGGAAALAHVVLHSVFVSFLYRPGVQYLTGHGGLWAAAAAGVLVVLGAVLVAFRRWPGALSRLSTSQGVRIAAIALLIVAAFFASIVRPELAGGDEQDRRSFVALGWFMTPLGLALAVAGACLLVWNARSTGELALLVVGLVLVVYVRSAHVESFYMWRARRFVPIVVPMLCLFAAYGLAVMTEPLGRWRAAACGAVALVLGVVPLAKNRTIVTVRDNEGALALVAQVAAQLDGGEAVICNHYWLAMPLRMLHSVETYAVSDPEPRRCRAAVAQARTMIETGRRVFFLGQERPHVFRDLAAVPVENGRFTFRSRRLARGSELPRTVEELDITAVIYELIPIERAPDDTRDVDLTWEFEPDWFNAGSGFRRGPGRQRTFQVAETPDGERLDPTPDTDPAAVTEEYAWLTAKSSALWIPYDPARRYVAEIRLSGQGAGYGVGVEIAGQRLADIEPQDAFHTVVVEIPAGIETGTPRRALLQFTSLAPEGYKGQHGVWLDRIRLRSTGL; encoded by the coding sequence GTGAGTGTCGTTCTGGCGGCCGTCAGTTTCCTTGTGTTGCTCGTCGCGCCGGGTTTCGCGTTGACTGGATTCCTCGCCCCGAGGACGAGCGAGCGGCGCTTGAGCGTCGGCGAGGCTATTGCCCTTGTGCCCTGCCTGTCGTTCCTCGTCAGCTCGTTCGTGGCCCTCGTGCTCGCCGAGGTTGGGGCGTTCAGTCTGCCGCTGCTGCTCGTGCTGGTCGGCGTGATCTCGAGTGGCTTGTGGCTCGCGGGGCGCCAGGCGATCCCGTCAATCGAGCGGGGGAGGGGCTGGCGCATCGAGCTGGCGTTTCTGGCCGTCGTTGTGGTCGTCTGTGGGGTGCTCTACTTCCGGCCGCATGAGTACATCTTCGGCGGATGGGACCCCTCGACGTACGTGGCGACGGGCGCCTCGATCGAGCAGACGGGCGGCATCCTGTACCGAGACGAGGCGTTCGCTGCGCTGCCGCCCGAGGCGCAACGGGCGCTGATGCATCGGCGCCAGGGCCTCGACCAGCGCTTTCCCGGCTTGCTTGTCGCCGACCGTGGGCGCGGGCTCATCTCGCCGCAGTTCCATCATCTCTACCCGGCATGGCTGGCGGTGTTCAGGTCGTGGGGCGGCGATCGGGCGATGCTCTACGTCAATCCGCTCTTCGGTGTTCTCTCGGTCCTGATGTTGTTTGCGCTGTGCCGGCGATTCCTGCCGCCGGGCAGGGCGTTCGCGGCCGCCGCGGCGCTCGCGGCCGCCGTGCTGCTTGCGCTCAATCTCACGCAGGTCTGGCAGGCACGTTTCTCGACCGCGGAGATGACCGCCCAGCTTTCGATCCTCACGCTGCTCTATCTTCTGCTGCTGTACGTCGAGACCGAGTCGGTCGTGGCGGGCGTGTTCGCGGCCGTGGCGCTCGATCTGGCGATTCAGGCGCGCTACGATTCGTTGCTGCTTGTGCCGTTGCTTGTGCTCGTCGTCTATGCGCGCAACCTCGTGCGCTGGCGGCGGCGCGACTGGGTGCTTGTCGCGGGCGGCGCCGCGGCGCTCGCTCACGTCGTGCTGCACTCGGTGTTTGTCTCATTTCTGTACCGGCCCGGAGTGCAGTATCTCACCGGTCACGGCGGATTGTGGGCCGCAGCCGCGGCCGGCGTGCTTGTCGTGTTGGGCGCGGTGCTCGTCGCGTTCCGTCGTTGGCCGGGCGCGCTGTCGCGGCTGAGCACCAGTCAGGGCGTGCGGATCGCGGCCATCGCGCTCCTCATCGTCGCGGCGTTCTTCGCCTCGATCGTGCGTCCGGAGCTGGCGGGCGGAGACGAGCAGGATCGCCGGAGCTTCGTTGCCCTGGGCTGGTTCATGACGCCGCTGGGCCTCGCGCTCGCCGTGGCCGGGGCGTGTCTCCTCGTGTGGAACGCGCGCTCGACGGGCGAGCTCGCGCTGCTCGTCGTCGGCCTGGTGCTCGTCGTCTACGTCAGGTCGGCGCATGTCGAGAGCTTCTACATGTGGCGCGCGCGCCGCTTCGTGCCCATTGTCGTGCCGATGCTGTGCCTCTTTGCGGCGTATGGACTGGCTGTTATGACCGAGCCGCTCGGCCGGTGGCGTGCCGCGGCGTGCGGCGCGGTCGCCCTCGTCCTGGGTGTCGTGCCGCTGGCGAAGAACCGCACCATCGTCACCGTGCGCGACAACGAAGGCGCGCTTGCGCTGGTGGCGCAAGTCGCCGCACAACTCGACGGCGGCGAGGCCGTCATCTGCAACCACTACTGGCTCGCCATGCCGCTGCGCATGCTGCACAGCGTCGAGACCTATGCGGTCAGCGACCCCGAGCCGCGCCGGTGCCGTGCCGCGGTTGCTCAGGCGCGCACCATGATCGAGACGGGCCGCCGCGTCTTCTTCCTTGGCCAGGAGCGCCCGCACGTGTTCCGCGACCTGGCCGCTGTGCCCGTCGAGAACGGGCGATTCACGTTCCGATCCAGACGGCTCGCGCGGGGCTCCGAGCTGCCGCGCACGGTCGAAGAGCTCGACATCACCGCGGTGATCTACGAGCTGATCCCCATCGAACGCGCCCCCGACGATACCCGCGACGTCGACCTGACCTGGGAGTTCGAACCCGACTGGTTCAACGCCGGCAGTGGCTTCCGCCGCGGCCCGGGCCGCCAAAGAACATTCCAGGTCGCCGAGACGCCGGACGGCGAACGCCTCGACCCGACCCCGGACACCGACCCCGCGGCAGTCACCGAGGAATACGCCTGGCTCACGGCGAAGTCCTCCGCGCTCTGGATCCCGTACGATCCAGCGCGCCGCTACGTGGCCGAGATCCGGCTCTCGGGCCAGGGGGCCGGCTACGGCGTCGGCGTCGAGATCGCCGGTCAACGCCTCGCCGATATAGAACCCCAGGACGCCTTCCACACTGTCGTCGTCGAGATCCCCGCCGGAATCGAGACCGGCACGCCGCGCCGCGCCCTGCTCCAGTTCACGTCATTGGCGCCCGAGGGCTACAAAGGCCAACACGGCGTCTGGCTTGACCGCATCCGCCTGCGGTCGACGGGGCTCTGA